A genomic stretch from Shewanella woodyi ATCC 51908 includes:
- a CDS encoding branched-chain amino acid aminotransferase, which produces MQINYNLKPALERRTEQFEPETNVGFGNLRTDHMFLMDYRDGEWCDPRVVPYGPFEVAPGAIALHYGQSVFEGAKAFQHDDGEIYTFRLNKNAERLNRSADILCIPSLPESMQLAGINALIDVDRLWFPMQEGACLYIRPFIFATEDRLSVSPSQAYTFCVMLSPSGPYYADGFDKAIRLLISERFHRAVSGGTGASKAAGNYAASLKAGKAAAEYGAAQVLYLDATNKQIEEVGAMNHFHILKDGTVIIPSFTDTILKSITSQSILELGDILGCEVRQETVMLDKFISDIESGEIIEAGGFGTAAVVSPVGSYIFEDNRVVTVGDGQVGEHTRRLYQVLTDIQKGKVQGPDGWMQHVARTV; this is translated from the coding sequence ATGCAAATAAATTATAACTTAAAACCTGCGTTAGAGCGCCGTACTGAGCAGTTCGAGCCCGAAACCAATGTTGGCTTCGGCAACCTCAGAACCGATCATATGTTTTTAATGGATTATCGCGACGGGGAGTGGTGTGATCCAAGGGTTGTTCCCTACGGGCCTTTTGAAGTTGCACCTGGTGCAATCGCCCTACATTATGGCCAGTCAGTGTTTGAAGGTGCTAAGGCTTTTCAACATGATGATGGTGAGATCTACACCTTCCGTTTAAATAAGAATGCCGAGAGGCTTAATCGCTCTGCCGATATCTTATGTATTCCGAGTTTACCTGAGTCAATGCAGCTTGCAGGCATTAATGCCCTAATCGATGTTGATAGACTCTGGTTCCCGATGCAAGAGGGAGCTTGCCTCTATATCAGACCTTTTATCTTTGCGACCGAAGATAGGCTCTCTGTGAGTCCAAGCCAAGCCTATACCTTCTGTGTGATGTTGAGCCCGAGTGGCCCCTATTATGCTGATGGTTTCGATAAAGCGATTCGTTTGCTTATTAGTGAGCGTTTCCATCGTGCGGTTTCCGGTGGAACGGGGGCATCTAAAGCGGCGGGTAACTATGCTGCATCACTGAAGGCGGGTAAAGCTGCTGCTGAATATGGTGCGGCTCAGGTACTATACCTAGATGCTACCAACAAGCAGATAGAGGAGGTGGGTGCGATGAATCACTTCCATATCTTAAAAGACGGCACAGTGATCATTCCAAGTTTTACTGACACTATTCTTAAATCTATTACCTCACAGTCCATCTTGGAGCTTGGGGATATTTTAGGTTGCGAAGTGCGTCAAGAGACGGTGATGTTGGATAAGTTCATTAGTGATATTGAGTCCGGTGAAATTATTGAAGCGGGTGGTTTTGGTACTGCTGCTGTTGTGTCGCCAGTAGGTTCCTATATCTTTGAAGATAATAGGGTAGTAACAGTGGGCGACGGTCAAGTTGGTGAGCATACTCGACGTCTATACCAGGTGTTGACGGATATTCAGAAAGGCAAAGTTCAAGGTCCTGATGGCTGGATGCAGCACGTAGCGCGCACTGTTTAA
- a CDS encoding YifB family Mg chelatase-like AAA ATPase, with product MAIACVATRASKGVDAPSVTVEVHLSNGLPAFNLVGLPETSVKEAKERVRSAIINAGFEFPMRRITVNLAPADLPKQGGRYDLPIAIGILVASKQIPEKAIKDHEFVGELALSGHIRQSQGLLPVIVEARQQGINLVLPLENRADAELVGYNRVYFASHLQGLSEYLHGQSRLPGIESGLEWIEHEKEESQSCFSEVIGQYHAKHGLEIAAAGNHNILLLGPPGTGKSMLASRMMQLLPPLGYDEALEVATLHSVAGHQIHPNAFYTRPFRNPHHTSSAISLVGGGSVPRPGEISLAHRGVLFLDEVVEFPRKVLDCLREPMETGEVVISRAAAKLTFSSRFQLIAAMNPSPCGDLDNARATPDQIQRYLSRLSGPFLDRFDLTIEVPRLPAGALTQENKNAETSSTIAQRVKLARERQLNRAGVLNSELSGKQLKDLGRFKQADLLFLEQSVNKLNLSIRSFHRLQRVSRTIADLQQSENVERNHIAQALGYRAMDRLLNSLKTSY from the coding sequence ATGGCCATCGCTTGTGTCGCCACCCGTGCCAGCAAAGGCGTGGACGCTCCCTCCGTCACCGTTGAGGTTCACCTGAGTAACGGCCTTCCAGCATTCAATCTAGTAGGTTTGCCTGAAACCTCTGTCAAAGAGGCCAAAGAGCGGGTGCGCAGCGCCATTATTAATGCTGGCTTTGAGTTTCCCATGCGCAGGATCACAGTCAACCTTGCCCCAGCCGATCTTCCTAAGCAGGGAGGTCGCTATGATCTTCCGATAGCCATCGGGATCTTGGTCGCTTCGAAGCAGATCCCTGAAAAAGCAATTAAGGATCATGAATTCGTCGGAGAGCTTGCCCTCTCTGGACACATAAGACAAAGCCAGGGCTTACTGCCTGTTATTGTCGAGGCGCGTCAGCAAGGGATCAACTTAGTGCTACCACTAGAAAACCGAGCCGATGCTGAACTTGTGGGTTATAACAGGGTATATTTTGCCTCCCACCTGCAAGGATTAAGCGAATATCTTCATGGTCAGTCTCGACTCCCTGGTATCGAATCAGGGCTTGAATGGATTGAACATGAGAAAGAGGAGAGTCAGAGCTGTTTTAGCGAGGTGATTGGTCAATACCATGCAAAACATGGGTTAGAGATAGCCGCAGCTGGCAACCATAACATTCTGCTACTTGGCCCACCAGGTACAGGGAAGAGTATGCTTGCCAGCCGTATGATGCAACTGTTACCCCCTCTTGGCTATGATGAAGCCTTGGAGGTCGCAACACTGCACTCTGTTGCCGGACATCAGATCCACCCTAATGCGTTTTACACCCGCCCCTTTCGAAACCCACACCATACCAGCTCAGCCATCTCACTCGTGGGTGGAGGCAGCGTTCCTAGGCCTGGCGAGATCTCATTAGCCCACCGAGGGGTGCTCTTCCTAGACGAAGTGGTTGAGTTCCCGCGCAAGGTGCTCGATTGTTTGCGAGAACCTATGGAGACTGGTGAGGTAGTGATCTCCCGTGCAGCCGCTAAACTTACTTTTTCCAGCCGCTTCCAGCTAATCGCCGCCATGAATCCCAGCCCTTGTGGCGACTTGGATAATGCCAGAGCGACACCAGATCAGATCCAGAGATATTTATCTCGCTTATCTGGCCCCTTTCTCGATAGGTTTGATCTCACCATTGAGGTTCCCAGACTTCCTGCTGGCGCCCTCACCCAAGAGAACAAGAATGCAGAGACCAGTTCAACCATTGCACAAAGAGTAAAACTTGCTAGAGAGCGACAACTCAACCGAGCAGGGGTGCTCAATAGTGAATTAAGCGGTAAACAGCTCAAAGATCTGGGAAGATTTAAGCAAGCAGATCTACTTTTTTTAGAGCAAAGTGTGAATAAATTAAACCTATCGATACGCAGCTTTCATCGACTTCAGCGGGTATCTCGCACCATTGCAGATCTGCAACAAAGTGAAAACGTAGAGCGAAATCATATCGCCCAGGCATTGGGTTATCGGGCTATGGATAGATTGTTAAATAGTCTTAAAACTAGCTATTAA
- a CDS encoding acyltransferase, translated as MLNFLPASLLYLMSSLLLVINTTVWAGLISIGGIIKLFVPFTAGRNLLTKIMNRFMWAWATCNGGILYLLADIEWDIQGLENLDKNSWYLLISNHLSGFDIAVQTYVLRNNIPMLKFFLKRELMFVPFLGLGCWALDMPFMSRTSPAKLKKNPKLKGKDLISTRRACEKFKTMPTSIINYVEGSRFTEEKRVRQDSPYRYLLRPKAGGIAFTLSAMGEQFTHLLNCTLVYPEAQSDPLSEVMHGKIKKIIVKIEVLPVPQVDNKRYFSEAPYRVEFQRWLNQLWEEKDEQIHQVMLEHGVAKEDKPE; from the coding sequence ATGCTAAATTTTTTACCCGCTTCATTGCTGTACCTGATGAGTTCACTGCTTTTAGTCATTAATACCACGGTATGGGCAGGATTAATTAGCATAGGTGGCATCATCAAACTGTTTGTGCCTTTCACTGCTGGTCGCAATCTTCTTACTAAGATAATGAACCGGTTCATGTGGGCTTGGGCGACTTGCAATGGCGGCATCCTCTATCTCCTTGCTGATATAGAGTGGGATATTCAGGGGTTAGAAAATTTAGATAAAAATAGCTGGTACCTGCTTATCAGTAACCACCTAAGTGGCTTCGATATCGCCGTGCAGACCTATGTGCTGCGTAACAATATCCCTATGCTCAAGTTTTTCCTTAAGCGTGAGCTGATGTTTGTTCCATTCTTAGGTTTAGGATGTTGGGCACTGGATATGCCTTTTATGAGCCGCACCAGCCCAGCGAAACTAAAAAAGAACCCCAAGCTTAAAGGGAAAGATCTTATCTCTACCCGCCGCGCCTGCGAAAAGTTTAAAACCATGCCTACCTCTATCATTAACTATGTTGAGGGCAGTCGTTTTACCGAGGAGAAGCGAGTCCGTCAGGACTCTCCCTACCGTTATCTATTAAGGCCTAAGGCGGGTGGTATCGCCTTTACTCTCTCAGCTATGGGAGAGCAGTTTACTCACCTTCTCAACTGTACCTTAGTCTATCCGGAAGCTCAGTCAGACCCACTCTCTGAGGTGATGCATGGAAAAATTAAGAAGATCATCGTCAAAATTGAGGTATTACCAGTCCCGCAAGTTGACAATAAACGTTACTTTTCTGAAGCCCCTTATCGCGTCGAATTCCAGCGTTGGTTAAACCAATTATGGGAAGAGAAAGATGAGCAGATCCATCAAGTGATGCTAGAGCACGGTGTTGCCAAAGAGGATAAGCCTGAGTAA
- a CDS encoding outer membrane beta-barrel protein translates to MKKQSLALAALLATAMSAPTMAADWFVGGAVGAQKNVYKSSSTAADSVDPGFNAQADYWKNNDTNAIYEVRAGAYLNDNNRVYGTYSYNSDDYTKQQSVLMSYDYLVGLGESNKLNWFIGATAGVNHTSPSTDHIGSSNNFVWGGQTGLMYKINDNLSTEIGYRYLRQDVNETNQFSISNGVEAVTNVTVNNSLNDSQQVYLGLDYRF, encoded by the coding sequence ATGAAAAAGCAATCTTTAGCATTAGCAGCCCTTTTAGCTACCGCCATGTCAGCTCCTACAATGGCAGCAGATTGGTTTGTCGGTGGCGCCGTCGGCGCACAGAAAAACGTTTACAAATCTTCATCTACAGCAGCAGACAGTGTAGACCCAGGATTTAACGCTCAAGCCGACTACTGGAAAAATAATGACACAAATGCAATATACGAAGTACGAGCTGGTGCTTATTTAAATGACAACAATCGTGTATACGGTACTTACTCTTACAACTCAGATGATTACACTAAACAACAAAGCGTATTGATGTCATATGATTATTTAGTAGGCTTAGGTGAATCCAACAAACTAAACTGGTTCATTGGTGCTACAGCAGGCGTTAATCACACAAGTCCTAGCACAGATCATATCGGTTCAAGCAATAATTTCGTTTGGGGCGGCCAGACTGGTCTCATGTACAAGATCAATGACAATCTAAGCACTGAAATAGGTTACCGCTACCTAAGACAAGATGTGAATGAAACAAACCAATTCAGCATCTCTAACGGTGTGGAAGCAGTGACAAACGTTACAGTTAACAACTCTCTCAATGACAGCCAGCAGGTGTACTTAGGCCTAGATTACCGCTTCTAA
- a CDS encoding acyltransferase, with the protein MGGILSLIRGSLAFVCWVVNTLFWVLPIVLLSPIKLIPIPALRTAISSLLDNCATAWISINGVIERIFHPVKIDLHSNAELTPKEWYMVIANHQSWVDILILQRVLNRKIPFLKFFLKKELIFVPFLGLAWWALDFPFMRRYSTAQLRRNPKLKGKDIEITRRACAKFKSKPVSVMNFVEGTRFKAEKHQQQNSQFKHLLKPKAGGLAFALSAMGEHINKLVNVSIYYPEKVPSYWEYISGQVKEVRVHITVTEIPDEMRGDYMKDRDFKIAFQEQLNLIWQEKDQMLDLLAQDNQVKQKV; encoded by the coding sequence GTGGGTGGAATTTTGTCTTTAATCAGGGGCTCTTTGGCTTTTGTCTGTTGGGTCGTCAATACGCTGTTTTGGGTACTCCCCATCGTCCTCTTAAGCCCGATTAAATTAATTCCCATTCCGGCACTTAGAACTGCAATATCCTCTCTGCTTGATAACTGTGCAACCGCTTGGATCTCGATCAATGGTGTCATTGAACGTATTTTTCACCCGGTAAAAATTGACCTACACAGTAATGCAGAGTTAACTCCAAAAGAGTGGTATATGGTCATTGCCAACCACCAATCTTGGGTCGATATTTTAATCTTACAGCGAGTGCTTAACCGTAAAATTCCTTTTTTAAAGTTCTTTCTTAAAAAGGAGCTTATCTTTGTGCCCTTTTTAGGGCTAGCTTGGTGGGCATTAGACTTCCCATTTATGCGCCGTTATAGCACGGCTCAACTCAGGAGGAACCCTAAACTTAAGGGTAAAGATATTGAGATCACGCGTAGAGCGTGCGCCAAATTTAAAAGCAAACCTGTAAGCGTGATGAATTTTGTTGAGGGAACCCGGTTTAAAGCGGAGAAACATCAACAGCAAAACTCTCAATTTAAACACCTACTAAAACCCAAAGCCGGTGGTCTTGCCTTTGCGTTGTCAGCAATGGGCGAGCATATAAATAAACTGGTAAACGTCTCTATCTATTATCCAGAGAAGGTACCAAGTTACTGGGAGTATATTAGCGGCCAAGTAAAAGAGGTTCGCGTGCATATTACAGTCACCGAGATCCCTGATGAGATGCGTGGGGATTATATGAAAGATCGAGATTTTAAGATCGCATTCCAAGAGCAGCTGAACCTAATTTGGCAAGAGAAAGACCAGATGCTGGATCTATTAGCGCAAGACAACCAAGTGAAACAGAAGGTGTAA